The following coding sequences lie in one Xyrauchen texanus isolate HMW12.3.18 chromosome 25, RBS_HiC_50CHRs, whole genome shotgun sequence genomic window:
- the LOC127618832 gene encoding protein FAM131C-like — translation MGACLCKGHQELQNGQQYPMEELQSYAEGQPIFKDNHQPYNGSMSDKRTSSGYDIGELATSSLLGLLATIKDHITKPTAMAQGRVAHLIEWKSWGGEATSGGGRCGRTRDGQSWEGLGAALQEDEQLYSHLTDEIKEARFAAGVAEQFALAEAAMNAWSTQDIENQATASTIPLQNPEGLYLSQFLLDGGSLGVPQHLYRMHMDANDDTSSLAPSQPPPSHSPSHFHSPLDIQHPKMEQRIKPSEGSMRHADSISLSEDEVFYN, via the exons AGCTTCAAAATGGCCAGCAATACCCCATGGAAGAGCTTCAGTCCTATGCTGAGGGACAGCCTATTTTCaag GATAACCATCAGCCCTACAATGGCAGCATGTCAGATAAAAGGACCAGCAGTGGATATGACATTGGAGAACTGGCTACATCCTCCCTACTGG GACTGCTTGCCACAATTAAGGACCACATCACCAAACCCACTGCGATGGCCCAGGGCCGGGTTGCCCACCTGATTGAGTGGAAGAGCTGGGGAGGGGAGGCGACGTCTGGAGGGGGTCGGTGTGGCCGGACTCGAGATGGACAGAGCTGGGAAGGTTTAGGAGCAGCACTGCAGGAGGATGAGCAACTTTACTCCCACCTCACTGATGAAATCAAGGAAGCACGATTTGCTGCGG GTGTCGCAGAGCAGTTTGCACTGGCTGAGGCAGCAATGAATGCCTGGTCCACACAGGACATTGAAAATCAAGCCACAGCCAGCACAATCCCATTACAAA ATCCCGAGGGACTTTATCTCTCTCAGTTCCTCTTGGATGGAGGCAGTCTTGGTGTTCCTCAGCACCTATACAGGATGCACATGGATGCTAATGATGACACCAGCTCCTTGGCACCTTCTCAGCCTCCTCCGTCCCATTCCCCCAGTCATTTTCACTCTCCACTGGACATACAGCATCCTAAAATGGAGCAGAGAATCAAGCCATCGGAAGGGTCCATGCGACATGCAGACAGCATTTCGCTGTCTGAGGATGAGGTTTTTTACAACTAA
- the LOC127618831 gene encoding chloride channel protein ClC-Kb-like, with product MTMEQICVDVDRPEKNEEQCIHQNKTDPGSAEEKLITSNEHSRKPWKHARSRIRECMLYVKKAMVSLGGMEWYCYALLGILTALMSFFMDMTVAKLLNAYKWLYDGLKGHRLLQFLCWVLYPACVCALSTSFSHSICPSSAGSGVPEVRSILLGMDMPDYLSLSNLFAKLVGLICTLASGSTVFLGKVGPFIHLSTMVGAFMNRLHASCSGGKQRVAKGEMLVVAAAVGVASCFGAPVSGVLFSIEVLGTHYSVRDYCPCFFAAACGSITFRLLSVCSRDQETIQALFKTSYPAEVPFQPFEVFIFALLGLICGVISCFYLYCHRWALRFVKKNKPISSLLATEKALYSAIVAFLLACFTFYHSAGRFIAAELTMKQLLTSLLDSTSWYTISLNATGLPEPQNTFWQAWNPPGGSYFQTLGFFILTKVGLLVVACTLPLPAGYFMPVFVYGAAVGRFVGEGTAYLFSDGITANSLINPGGYALAGAAAYSGAVTHTLSPALLALEMTGQCTHAVPALVATLLSYAVARAKHRPSFYDGISLIKKLPHLPSLIRACPKLAQVQIKQFVIPAGAVLEKAERWTNVQQILNTSTETEFPVVNSHESPTLLGTVIKTQLQVFLQEHRNEDFSKQLEDVCSIRPVRLQLTPETTVKQAHCIMCVTGEQHLFVTESGRLCGVITWKEMKKIIEEMAKEI from the exons ATG ACAATGGAGCAGATTTGCGTTGATGTAGACCGTCCTGAAAAAAATGAAGAACAGTGCATACATCAAAATAAAACAGACCCCGGTAGTGCAGAGGAAAAGCTAATCACCTCTAATGAACACTCACGGAAACCATGGAAACATGCCCGGTCACGGATCAGAG AGTGTATGCTGTATGTGAAGAAGGCTATGGTCTCTTTGGGTGGCATGGAGTGGTATTGCTATGCCCTGTTAGGGATCCTCACCGCTCTAATGAGCTTCTTCATGGACATGACGGTGGCCAAGTTACTCAACG CTTACAAATGGCTGTACGATGGTCTTAAGGGTCACCGTTTGCTGCAGTTCCTATGCTGGGTGCTTTACCCAGCCTGTGTCTGTGCCCTGTCCACCAGCTTCTCCCACAGCATCTGCCCGTCCTCTGCAG GTTCTGGTGTACCTGAGGTTAGGTCTATTCTTCTAGGGATGGACATGCCAGATTACCTGTCCCTCTCTAATCTGTTTGCTAAACTGGTTGGCCTGATATGCACACTAGCTTCCGGCAGCACAGTGTTTCTTGGCAAAGTG GGTCCATTTATCCATTTATCTACCATGGTGGGTGCATTCATGAATCGTCTGCATGCTTCCTGTAGTGGTGGAAAGCAG AGAGTGGCTAAAGGAGAAATGCTGGTTGTGGCAGCAGCAGTGGGCGTCGCAAGCTGTTTTGGGGCTCCAGTTAGTG GTGTTCTGTTCAGTATAGAGGTGTTAGGGACTCATTATTCAGTCAGAGATTACTGTCCCTGCTTCTTTGCAGCAGCTTGTGGATCAATTACCTTCAGGCTGCTGTCTGTTTGTAGTAGGGATCAAG AAACCATCCAGGCCCTGTTTAAAACCAGCTATCCTGCAGAGGTGCCTTTCCAGCCATTTGAAGTATTCATTTTTGCACTGCTTGG ACTGATCTGCGGGGTTATCAGCTGTTTTTACTTATATTGTCATCGCTGGGCTCTGCGTTTTGTCAagaaaaacaaacccatcagCAGCCTTCTGGCAACAGA AAAGGCACTTTATTCAGCCATTGTGGCATTTCTCCTAGCCTGCTTTACGTTTTATCACTCAGCAGGACGTTTCATAGCTGCTGAG CTCACAATGAAGCAGCTGCTTACTTCCCTGTTAGACAGCACTTCATGGTACACAATTTCCCTGAATGCTACCGGGCTGCCTGAGCCTCAGAACACATTTTGGCAGGCATGGAACCCACCTGGTGGAAGTTACTTCCAAACACTAGGATTTTTTATTCTTACGAAG GTTGGGCTGTTGGTCGTGGCTTGTACCTTGCCTTTACCTGCTGGCTACTTCATGCCAGTATTTGTTTATG GTGCTGCTGTGGGGCGTTTTGTGGGAGAGGGCACTGCCTATCTGTTCTCAGATGGAATCACAGCAAATAGTTTGATAAACCCAGGGGGCTATGCTTTAGCAG gagcaGCAGCCTACTCTGGGGCTGtgacacacacactgtctccTGCCCTATTGGCTCTTGAAATGACCGGGCAGTGCACTCATGCAGTCCCCGCCCTGGTTGCTACGCTGCTGTCCTACGCGGTTGCCCGTGCAAAGCACCGTCCATCTTTCTATGATGGCATATCGCTTATTAAAAAGCTCCCGCACTTGCCATCGCTCATCCGGGCTTGTCCAAA GTTGGCCCAAGTTCAGATCAAGCAGTTTGTGATCCCAGCAGGAGCTGTGCTAGAGAAAGCTGAGAGATGGACAAATGTGCAGCAAATCCTAAACACTAGCACAGAGACTGAATTCCCTGTAGTGAACTCTCATG AATCCCCCACTCTCCTGGGTACAGTCATCAAAACACAGTTGCAGGTCTTTCTGCAAGAGCATAGAAATGAG GATTTTAGTAAACAGCTAGAAGATGTATGCTCCATTCGACCTGTTCGGCTACAACTGACTCCTGAAACTACTGTAAAGCAG gCCCATTGTATCATGTGTGTGACGGGCGAGCAGCATTTGTTTGTGACCGAGAGTGGGCGGCTGTGTGGCGTCATCACATGGAAAGAG ATGAAGAAAATAATCGAAGAGATGGCAAAGGAAATCTGA